A genomic segment from Deltaproteobacteria bacterium encodes:
- a CDS encoding formylglycine-generating enzyme family protein, which produces MAPTLPSLAAAAAFALMLALSGATAGAAEGKHAGMVLIPAGEFTMGRDGGPPGEGPAHRLFLSAFFIDRNLVTMKEYARFISAKGPVGPKGEMYLDVLDDDNRIHPVGDTWQVEKGWEDYPASEMAWHGAVAYCKWLEKKLPSEAEWEKAARGTDARLYPWGNGPPTAELAFFGGWRGESVPVGRYPKGGSPYGVMDMAGQVWEWTRSTATSYPYDPKDGRENLSVAYPRVTRGGNASSDADGLTATSRHIVDPGRQARGHGYYGFRCASKVEMVF; this is translated from the coding sequence ATGGCACCTACCCTTCCCTCCCTTGCGGCAGCAGCCGCGTTCGCCCTTATGCTTGCCCTCTCCGGCGCCACCGCGGGGGCCGCCGAGGGCAAGCATGCGGGCATGGTGCTCATCCCCGCGGGCGAGTTCACCATGGGGCGCGACGGCGGTCCGCCCGGGGAGGGGCCGGCCCACAGGCTCTTCCTGTCGGCGTTCTTCATCGACCGGAACCTCGTCACCATGAAGGAGTACGCGCGCTTCATCTCGGCCAAGGGGCCGGTGGGACCCAAGGGCGAGATGTACCTGGACGTGCTGGATGACGACAACCGCATCCACCCGGTGGGCGACACCTGGCAAGTGGAGAAGGGTTGGGAGGACTACCCGGCCTCGGAGATGGCGTGGCACGGGGCGGTGGCGTACTGCAAGTGGCTCGAGAAGAAGCTGCCGAGCGAGGCCGAATGGGAGAAGGCCGCGCGCGGCACCGACGCGCGGCTGTACCCGTGGGGCAACGGCCCGCCCACGGCGGAGCTGGCCTTCTTCGGCGGCTGGCGCGGCGAATCGGTGCCCGTGGGGCGGTATCCCAAGGGGGGGAGTCCCTACGGCGTCATGGACATGGCCGGACAGGTGTGGGAGTGGACTCGCTCCACCGCGACCTCCTACCCCTACGACCCCAAGGACGGGCGCGAGAACCTGTCGGTAGCGTACCCGCGGGTGACCCGTGGCGGCAACGCCTCCAGCGATGCTGACGGCCTCACCGCCACCTCACGGCACATCGTGGACCCCGGCAGGCAGGCCAGAGGCCACGGTTACTACGGCTTTCGTTGCGCGTCCAAGGTCGAGATGGTGTTCTGA
- a CDS encoding tripartite tricarboxylate transporter substrate-binding protein, whose translation MTIFRTILGALIVLGFLVQAAVADESVYKGKQVVIVVSADAATSYDRYPRTAARHISKYIPGNPKVVVKNMPGASGLVAANWLYNIAKKDGLTMGAIHRTLPLTRALGVKQARFDPVKFNWIGTPVQETASCFVRSDSEYKTAEDLVNAKGPVKMAATQPRSDIYIVPLMLNSVMGTNMKVTSGYRGIMATALAVDKGEVDGICGWGYASLRALKKDWFEKKAIRILVQVGREKHPGLKDVPLASDLAKGDKKAILEVYNKQLSVGRPWTMPPGVAPERVETMRRAFAQVMKDPAFLKDAAKARIQINPLHGKELQALVEQMVDIPEANKPLLKKTFNY comes from the coding sequence ATGACTATTTTCCGCACTATCCTTGGAGCCTTGATCGTGCTCGGTTTCCTCGTCCAGGCCGCGGTCGCGGACGAGTCCGTCTACAAGGGCAAGCAGGTGGTGATCGTGGTGTCCGCGGACGCCGCCACTTCCTATGACCGCTACCCGCGCACCGCCGCGCGGCACATCTCGAAGTACATTCCCGGAAACCCGAAGGTGGTGGTGAAGAACATGCCCGGCGCCTCGGGCCTGGTGGCGGCCAACTGGCTCTATAACATCGCCAAGAAAGACGGCCTCACCATGGGCGCGATTCACCGGACCCTGCCGCTGACCAGGGCATTGGGCGTCAAACAGGCGCGCTTCGATCCGGTGAAGTTCAACTGGATCGGCACGCCGGTGCAGGAGACCGCATCCTGCTTCGTCCGCTCCGACAGCGAGTACAAGACCGCCGAAGACTTGGTGAACGCCAAGGGCCCGGTGAAGATGGCAGCTACGCAGCCACGCTCCGACATCTACATCGTGCCCCTGATGCTCAACAGCGTCATGGGCACCAACATGAAGGTGACCTCCGGGTACCGCGGCATCATGGCCACCGCCCTGGCCGTGGACAAGGGAGAGGTAGACGGCATCTGCGGCTGGGGCTACGCCTCGCTGAGGGCACTCAAGAAGGACTGGTTCGAGAAGAAGGCCATCCGGATCCTGGTGCAGGTCGGCCGCGAGAAGCACCCCGGACTCAAGGACGTGCCCCTGGCCTCCGACCTCGCCAAGGGCGACAAGAAGGCCATCCTGGAGGTCTACAACAAGCAACTCTCCGTGGGACGGCCCTGGACCATGCCTCCTGGAGTGGCTCCGGAACGCGTGGAGACCATGCGTCGGGCGTTCGCCCAGGTGATGAAGGATCCGGCATTCCTCAAGGACGCGGCGAAGGCACGGATTCAGATCAACCCGCTGCACGGCAAGGAACTGCAAGCGCTGGTTGAGCAGATGGTCGACATCCCGGAGGCGAACAAGCCGCTGCTGAAGAAGACGTTCAACTACTGA
- a CDS encoding ABC transporter permease — translation MLIRYVAMRLVQLVPMVLVVTMVVFFVMRIIPGDPVLVMLGAVEGAPISEDVYNAMRLRLGLDRPLVVQYLDWLWDMVRGDLGASITYRVPALDVILLRLVPTAYLMVGGVIMAVAIAVPGGVLAAIHNNTKWDHFATGFVILGITVPTFWLALVAILVFAVYLGWLPSIGYTPPQEGLVQFLRHLILPTTVVALNVAATVLRFQRQDFLEQMNLDYVRTARAKGLSERLVLWKHVLRNSLMTTVTVVGLQMAYLSGLVTVVENVFNYPGIGFLLLNSILTRDFVVVQGVVLFMVFLAIAVNLVVDILYAVLDPRVRYR, via the coding sequence GTGCTCATACGGTACGTCGCCATGCGCCTCGTGCAGTTGGTGCCCATGGTGCTGGTCGTCACCATGGTGGTCTTCTTCGTCATGAGGATCATTCCCGGGGACCCGGTGCTGGTGATGCTGGGCGCGGTGGAAGGGGCGCCGATCTCCGAGGACGTCTACAACGCCATGCGCCTGCGGCTGGGCCTGGACCGGCCGCTCGTCGTCCAGTACCTCGACTGGCTGTGGGACATGGTGCGGGGCGACCTCGGGGCCTCCATCACCTACCGGGTGCCGGCCCTGGACGTCATCCTGCTCCGCCTGGTGCCCACGGCGTACCTCATGGTCGGCGGCGTGATCATGGCCGTGGCCATCGCCGTGCCCGGCGGCGTGCTGGCCGCCATCCACAACAACACCAAGTGGGACCACTTCGCCACGGGTTTCGTGATCCTGGGCATCACCGTGCCGACTTTCTGGCTGGCCCTCGTCGCCATCCTCGTGTTCGCGGTGTACCTGGGCTGGCTTCCCTCCATCGGATACACGCCCCCGCAGGAGGGCTTGGTGCAGTTCCTGCGGCACCTGATCCTGCCCACGACGGTGGTGGCCCTCAACGTCGCCGCCACGGTGTTGCGTTTCCAGCGCCAGGATTTCCTGGAACAGATGAACCTGGACTACGTGCGCACCGCCCGGGCCAAGGGGCTGAGCGAGAGGCTGGTGTTGTGGAAGCACGTGCTGCGCAACTCGCTGATGACGACGGTGACGGTGGTGGGCCTCCAGATGGCCTACCTGAGCGGACTCGTAACCGTGGTCGAGAACGTCTTCAACTATCCCGGGATCGGTTTCCTGCTGTTGAACTCCATTCTCACGCGGGACTTCGTGGTAGTGCAGGGGGTGGTGCTGTTCATGGTCTTTCTCGCCATCGCCGTCAATCTGGTGGTGGATATCCTTTACGCGGTGCTGGACCCGCGGGTCCGCTATCGGTAG
- a CDS encoding ABC transporter permease: protein MESQVTYPSAYPPSPPAPGSRLRRASGRAVRAARNDPRAAVGLLLLLLYILLALVGPGFSPYDTRTPNIKVRMQGPTWEHPFGTDRIGRDVATRVVAGSRVSLHVAAGAVIVALLLGAPLGALSSYVGGAFDAIVQRVMEGIMAFPSLVLALALVALAGPSVAMLWFAIAFSSVPRYARIVRSGVLTHKEREYVEAARAMGQRPMGVLTKQILPNIMAPVAVQITLDFARAIGVEAALSYLGLGLSAPYISWGLMVREAQDFLEVAPWLAVFPGLALAGVILGFTLVGDSLRDRMDPRTRMTLNRRGQ, encoded by the coding sequence GTGGAATCCCAAGTCACATATCCTTCCGCCTATCCTCCGAGCCCACCCGCGCCGGGGTCGCGTCTGAGGCGCGCGTCCGGCCGTGCCGTCCGGGCGGCGCGTAACGATCCGCGAGCCGCGGTGGGCCTCCTGCTGCTACTTCTCTACATTCTGCTCGCCTTGGTGGGACCCGGCTTCTCGCCCTATGACACCCGCACGCCCAACATCAAGGTGCGCATGCAAGGGCCGACCTGGGAGCACCCCTTCGGCACCGACCGCATCGGCAGGGACGTGGCGACCCGCGTCGTCGCCGGGTCGCGCGTGAGCCTGCACGTGGCCGCGGGGGCGGTGATCGTGGCGCTGCTCCTGGGCGCGCCGCTGGGCGCTCTGTCGAGCTACGTGGGCGGCGCCTTCGACGCGATCGTCCAGCGGGTGATGGAGGGAATCATGGCCTTCCCGTCGCTGGTGCTGGCCCTGGCCCTGGTGGCCCTGGCCGGGCCGAGCGTCGCCATGCTGTGGTTCGCCATCGCCTTCAGCTCCGTCCCGCGCTACGCGCGCATCGTCCGCAGCGGCGTGCTGACGCACAAGGAACGGGAGTACGTCGAGGCCGCCCGGGCCATGGGGCAACGGCCCATGGGCGTGCTGACGAAGCAGATCCTGCCCAACATCATGGCGCCCGTCGCGGTGCAGATCACCCTGGACTTCGCCCGCGCCATCGGCGTGGAGGCGGCCCTCTCCTACCTGGGTCTCGGCCTGTCGGCGCCCTACATCAGTTGGGGCCTGATGGTGCGGGAGGCCCAGGACTTCCTGGAGGTGGCGCCGTGGCTGGCGGTCTTCCCCGGCCTGGCCCTGGCCGGCGTGATCCTGGGGTTTACCCTGGTGGGAGACAGCCTGCGCGACCGCATGGACCCGCGTACGCGCATGACCCTGAACCGGCGCGGGCAGTAG
- a CDS encoding ABC transporter substrate-binding protein has product MKSETWRVAGRASVAGAALVLALLVAPAPDGGPLSPGFTAEAADKPRVGGTLKLGNAKGIGTPIPFVAFTSIPEYIKNNMYEPLVMYDQKGDIHPWLAESWSPNDDSSEWTFKIRKGVKFHNGKELTAEDVVWSVNHIREPANGAAGQGQLADNVASATAVDKHTVKFKAPGPRGLLPEILANTSTLHIAPAGSLATGQQKMKGDRPPAGTGPFKFKSWTPGQELHVVRHDDYWGGAPYLDGVRFIVIRQKAARAAAVQAGDVHLTERLGPTFVQRIDSKRIKGLHYMPIGAAGQRILTFNTKTAPVSDPRVRRAIALSLDKVAILDEATFGLGVPTLTWAVPGTDWEKALDFKWKRNVAEAKRLLKEAGYKGEPITLGATRGQGDPWTEPIMRQAAEAGIKFSLQNLGGAELIKKTINGELHVSVYGSGGTGEPLVANVQHLGCTEGKHGVSNVTRYCTADLEKLVTEYMEESDRAKRLSLWKKFSRTYFVDDVVHYIIGWSNIRNYVWRDEVKNWERGPTQEYWHATGGLWRTWLEPK; this is encoded by the coding sequence ATGAAGAGCGAGACCTGGAGAGTTGCCGGGCGCGCATCAGTTGCCGGCGCCGCGTTGGTGTTGGCATTGCTCGTAGCTCCCGCGCCCGACGGCGGTCCGCTGAGCCCCGGCTTCACTGCCGAAGCCGCGGACAAACCCCGCGTCGGCGGGACGCTCAAGCTGGGCAACGCCAAGGGCATCGGCACGCCCATTCCATTCGTGGCCTTCACCTCAATTCCCGAGTACATCAAGAACAACATGTACGAGCCACTGGTCATGTACGACCAGAAGGGCGACATTCACCCGTGGCTCGCGGAAAGCTGGTCGCCCAACGACGATTCCAGCGAGTGGACGTTCAAGATCCGCAAGGGGGTCAAGTTCCACAACGGCAAGGAGCTGACCGCCGAGGACGTGGTCTGGTCCGTGAACCACATCAGGGAGCCCGCCAACGGCGCGGCGGGCCAGGGCCAGTTGGCCGACAACGTGGCCTCGGCCACGGCCGTGGACAAGCACACCGTGAAGTTCAAGGCGCCCGGCCCGCGCGGTCTCTTGCCGGAGATACTCGCCAATACTTCCACGCTTCACATCGCTCCGGCCGGCTCCCTGGCGACAGGCCAGCAGAAGATGAAGGGCGACAGGCCGCCGGCGGGCACCGGGCCCTTCAAGTTCAAGTCCTGGACCCCGGGCCAGGAGCTGCACGTGGTCCGTCATGACGACTACTGGGGCGGCGCCCCCTACCTCGACGGCGTCCGCTTCATCGTGATCCGGCAAAAGGCGGCGCGGGCAGCCGCCGTCCAGGCGGGGGATGTCCACCTGACCGAGCGCCTGGGTCCGACTTTCGTGCAGCGCATCGACAGCAAGCGCATCAAGGGGCTGCACTACATGCCCATCGGCGCCGCCGGGCAAAGGATCCTCACCTTCAACACCAAGACGGCGCCGGTGTCCGACCCGAGGGTGCGGCGTGCCATCGCGCTGTCGCTGGACAAGGTCGCCATCCTCGACGAGGCCACGTTCGGGCTCGGCGTACCGACACTCACCTGGGCCGTGCCGGGCACCGACTGGGAGAAGGCCCTGGATTTCAAGTGGAAGCGCAACGTCGCCGAGGCCAAGCGCCTGCTCAAGGAGGCGGGCTACAAGGGCGAGCCCATCACCCTGGGAGCCACCCGCGGCCAGGGCGACCCCTGGACCGAGCCCATCATGCGGCAGGCAGCCGAGGCGGGCATCAAGTTCTCGCTCCAGAACCTGGGCGGAGCCGAGCTCATCAAGAAGACCATCAACGGTGAGCTGCACGTCTCCGTCTACGGCTCCGGCGGCACCGGAGAGCCGCTGGTGGCCAACGTCCAGCACCTGGGCTGCACCGAGGGCAAGCACGGCGTCAGCAACGTCACCCGGTACTGCACGGCCGACCTGGAAAAGCTCGTGACCGAATACATGGAAGAGTCGGACCGGGCCAAGCGCCTGTCTCTCTGGAAGAAGTTTTCCCGGACATACTTCGTCGACGACGTGGTCCACTACATCATCGGGTGGTCCAACATCCGCAACTACGTCTGGCGCGACGAGGTGAAGAACTGGGAGCGCGGTCCCACGCAGGAATACTGGCACGCCACGGGCGGGCTGTGGCGGACCTGGCTGGAACCGAAATAG
- a CDS encoding amidohydrolase family protein has protein sequence MATLKMKYGVVSADDHIQEAPDVWTNRMSKAKFGDDIPHIVEMPDGTQTWSLGGDTKGFGGLARVSGVNPNVKRWEDVPPSTYMVSERLKVLDQEELDASVLFPNIIGITNQNFQKEGSEAFRLACIQAYNDWLIDEWQDVTPRFIAQCVTPMWDVDLCVAEIRRAVKRGHKALVWHGAPHILGLKHFNDPYWDPVYQTCCDLDVPICLHSTALPALPPWDSLEARAQLALGVSMTFVSHMEIVSNILYSGVFEKFPRLKTISVESGVGWLPYLLEELDHEFEERKVAENSTLTRRPSDVFQSNMWATFWHERHGIRSRDEIGVDKIMYSVDYPHGTTTWPRSVWCRTHSLQDVTSAEERKKILMDNAIGLYKLDVDESGIHQPLYEPGPISVGPRPEAA, from the coding sequence ATGGCAACGCTCAAAATGAAGTACGGCGTCGTCTCCGCGGACGATCACATCCAGGAGGCCCCCGACGTCTGGACCAACCGGATGTCCAAGGCGAAGTTCGGCGATGACATCCCGCACATCGTCGAAATGCCCGACGGCACGCAAACCTGGTCCCTGGGGGGCGACACCAAGGGATTCGGCGGGCTGGCCCGTGTGTCCGGCGTCAACCCCAACGTGAAGCGGTGGGAGGACGTGCCTCCTTCCACGTACATGGTTTCGGAGCGCCTCAAGGTCCTCGATCAGGAGGAGCTGGACGCCTCGGTGCTCTTCCCCAACATCATCGGCATCACCAATCAGAACTTTCAGAAGGAGGGCAGCGAGGCCTTCCGCCTGGCCTGCATCCAGGCCTACAACGACTGGCTCATCGACGAGTGGCAGGACGTCACGCCCCGGTTCATCGCCCAGTGCGTTACCCCCATGTGGGACGTGGACCTGTGCGTGGCCGAGATCCGCCGCGCGGTGAAGCGCGGCCACAAGGCCCTTGTGTGGCACGGCGCCCCCCACATCCTCGGGCTCAAGCACTTCAACGATCCCTACTGGGACCCGGTCTACCAGACGTGCTGCGACCTGGACGTCCCCATCTGTCTGCACTCCACCGCGCTGCCCGCGCTGCCGCCCTGGGACTCCCTGGAAGCGCGCGCCCAACTCGCCCTGGGCGTGTCCATGACCTTCGTGAGCCACATGGAGATCGTCTCCAACATCCTCTACTCGGGCGTGTTCGAGAAGTTCCCCCGGCTCAAGACCATCAGCGTGGAGAGCGGCGTGGGCTGGCTCCCGTACTTGCTGGAGGAGCTGGACCACGAGTTCGAGGAGCGCAAAGTTGCGGAGAACTCGACGCTCACGCGGAGACCCAGCGATGTCTTCCAGTCCAACATGTGGGCCACCTTCTGGCACGAGCGCCACGGCATCCGCAGCCGCGACGAGATCGGCGTGGACAAGATCATGTACTCGGTGGACTATCCTCACGGCACCACCACCTGGCCCAGGTCGGTGTGGTGCCGCACCCACTCGCTGCAGGACGTCACGTCCGCGGAGGAACGCAAGAAGATCCTGATGGACAACGCCATCGGGCTCTACAAGCTCGACGTGGACGAGTCGGGCATCCACCAGCCCCTCTACGAGCCGGGCCCCATCAGCGTGGGACCGCGGCCCGAGGCGGCATAA
- a CDS encoding VOC family protein gives MGIAAIDHWVLVVKDLEETFAFYRRLGLDAGWQERPGGRGTRPIIRISETQKINLYVVDRYETESPTHAPNYATGGADFCLRWEGTVQQAQDFLRQAGVAVISGPVARTGSEGVGTSLYVRDPDDNLIELMTYGDPAYA, from the coding sequence ATGGGTATTGCAGCCATCGACCATTGGGTGCTCGTCGTCAAGGACCTGGAAGAGACCTTCGCGTTCTATCGCAGGCTCGGACTCGACGCGGGTTGGCAGGAGCGTCCGGGCGGGCGCGGCACGCGGCCGATCATCCGCATCAGCGAGACGCAGAAGATCAACCTGTACGTCGTGGACCGCTACGAGACCGAAAGCCCCACGCACGCGCCCAACTACGCCACCGGCGGCGCGGACTTCTGCCTGCGCTGGGAAGGGACCGTGCAGCAGGCCCAGGACTTCCTGCGGCAGGCCGGAGTCGCCGTCATCTCGGGTCCCGTGGCCCGCACCGGCTCCGAGGGCGTCGGCACCAGCCTGTACGTCCGCGACCCCGACGACAACCTGATCGAGCTGATGACCTACGGCGATCCCGCGTACGCGTAG